TTGGAGAAGGGTATTGCCACAGAGGAGGAACTCAACAAGATCAAAGAAGAGAATATTAAGGAAGTTCAAGAGGCTATTGATTTTGCTGTAAACAGCCCATATCCAGAACCAGAAGAAGCTTTAAAGGGCGTTTTTGCGGGGGGTGAGTGAAATGGCAAGAAAACTTCCCATGTATAAGGCCATATCTGAGGCTATAGCTCAAGAAATGGAGAGAGATGAAAACGTATTTGTTATGGGCGAGGATATTGGAGCATATGGGGGCATCTTTGGTGCAACAAGTGGTCTTCTTGAGAAGTTTGGACCTGAAAGAGTTAGAGATACACCAATAAGTGAATCTGCCTTTATAGGAGCAGCCTTAGGAGCTGCATCTAAGGGAATGAGACCAATAGTTGAGTTGATGTTCGTTGACTTCTTTGGAGTTGCCATGGATCAGATTTACAACCATATAGCCAAAGCCCACTACATGTCTGGCGGACAAGTGAAAATGCCAGTAGTAATAATGACCGCAATGGGTGGCGGGTATAGTGATGCTGCACAGCATTCACAATGCCTTTACGGACTTTTTGCTCACGTCCCAGGCTTAAAAATAGTAATTCCCTCAAACTCTTACGATGCAAAGGGACTAATGATTTCTGCAATTAGGGATGACAATCCTGTAATGTATTTCTTCCACAAAGGACTAATGGGCCTTGGATGGATGCCTTCTCCAGCTGAGGCAGCAGTTGAAGTTCCAGAAGAGCCTTATACTGTGCCTATTGGGGAAGCAAAGATAGTTAGAGAAGGAGACGACGTTACCATTGTGGCAGTTGCAAAGATGGTTTATGAGGCATTATGGGCTGCAGAAGAGCTTAAAAAAGATGGTATAAGTGCTGAGGTGATTGATCTTAGGACTTTGGTTCCCTTGGACAAGAAGACCATTTTGGATTCAGTAAAGAAGACCGGGCGCTTAGTTGTAGTGGATGAGGACTACAGAAGCTATGGAATGAGTGGGGAAGTTATTACAACAGTTGTTGAAAATGGGATATCTTTAGAGGCTCCTCCCGTGAGGATAGCTTACCCAGACGTTCCAGTTCCCTACAGCAGAGTTTTGGAGAGATACGTTCTTCCAGACAAGGAGAAGATAATTAATGCTGTGAAGGCCATAATCTGATTTGGCATTGGAGGAGAGACAATGGAAGTAGAGGTGAAAGTTCCACAGATTAGCCAGGAGGATAAAAAGGGTGTGATAAATCAGTGGTACAAGCATGATGGAGATCTGGTTGAGGAAGGAGAAGAGATAGCGGAGATTATGATAGAGAAGATAATCGAGACGATAAAGGCTCCAGCTAGTGGAAGGCTTAAGATATTGGTTCATGAGAACGAAGAAATTTCTCAAGGCCAGGTAATAGCCCTCATAGAGGTTTAGTTTTTTCAAAACTTTTAATTATTTTTCTTTCCAAAAATGATTATGCCGTTGAGAGTCTTGATTACTGAATTTTCAAATCCATACTTGAATTTAGCATTTGAAGAAGCCCTTGCAAGGGTTAGGGGGAAAGATATTATTAATGACACCTTGAGGATATGGACTAACGGGAGTTCAATTGTTCTGGGCCGTTTTAGAAAAGTTGATGAGGATGTTAATTGGCAAAATGTTGAGAGATTTGGAATTCCAATAATACGTCGATTTACGGGTGGGGGAACGGTTTACCATGATAGTGGTTGTTTAAATTACTCTCTGGTAATTAGGAGGGATGTAACTTATCCATTGGATTACCTTTATGGAGTTCTTTTAAGGGGAACTCTGTTCGCATTGAAAAAGCTTGGCTTGAGGAGTTATTTAAAGAACACTAACGATGTCGTTGTAAATGAAAGAAAAGTTTCCGGGACTGCTGCAAGTATAAGATGGGGGGTTCTTTTTCTACATGGTTCTGTGTTAGTAAATTCTGATTTGTTGAGACTTTATTCTTTCCTTAAGATCCCAAAATGGCACACTTTTGATCCAGTTAAATATAGGGTTGCCAATCTCTCCACTTTTGTGAAGGGAATTAAAATGGAAGATGTTGTAAATGCATTAATATGGGGTTATTCCAGGGCGTTACTGGAAAATCCTACCTTTGATGATCCCTTAAAGGAAGAATTAAAGATAGCTAAGGTCCTTTATGAAGAAAAGTATTCAAAGAAGGAATGGAACTTGACATATCCTCCCCAGCTGAATGAACGGGTAATTAACGAAAAAATAGAAAAA
This genomic stretch from Thermococcus sp. EP1 harbors:
- a CDS encoding alpha-ketoacid dehydrogenase subunit beta, which codes for MARKLPMYKAISEAIAQEMERDENVFVMGEDIGAYGGIFGATSGLLEKFGPERVRDTPISESAFIGAALGAASKGMRPIVELMFVDFFGVAMDQIYNHIAKAHYMSGGQVKMPVVIMTAMGGGYSDAAQHSQCLYGLFAHVPGLKIVIPSNSYDAKGLMISAIRDDNPVMYFFHKGLMGLGWMPSPAEAAVEVPEEPYTVPIGEAKIVREGDDVTIVAVAKMVYEALWAAEELKKDGISAEVIDLRTLVPLDKKTILDSVKKTGRLVVVDEDYRSYGMSGEVITTVVENGISLEAPPVRIAYPDVPVPYSRVLERYVLPDKEKIINAVKAII
- a CDS encoding lipoyl domain-containing protein, with amino-acid sequence MEVEVKVPQISQEDKKGVINQWYKHDGDLVEEGEEIAEIMIEKIIETIKAPASGRLKILVHENEEISQGQVIALIEV
- a CDS encoding biotin/lipoate A/B protein ligase family protein, which produces MPLRVLITEFSNPYLNLAFEEALARVRGKDIINDTLRIWTNGSSIVLGRFRKVDEDVNWQNVERFGIPIIRRFTGGGTVYHDSGCLNYSLVIRRDVTYPLDYLYGVLLRGTLFALKKLGLRSYLKNTNDVVVNERKVSGTAASIRWGVLFLHGSVLVNSDLLRLYSFLKIPKWHTFDPVKYRVANLSTFVKGIKMEDVVNALIWGYSRALLENPTFDDPLKEELKIAKVLYEEKYSKKEWNLTYPPQLNERVINEKIEKMWH